One Chryseobacterium tructae genomic window, GAAGACCTTCTGAATGTAGAACAGGTTCTTCATCAATGAAATATTCGATATTTTTTTCCAGTAATTTCAAAAAAGAAATCCTGTTAGCAAGCTCATCTACAAGATCTTGCTTGGAAAGTAATTCGTCTATGTTATTTATTTTGTCAAGATTATCGATGATATTCTTAGCCTCAAATAAAATCTTTTCCTTTAAATCTTGGATATTTTGCATGATAAGATTCTTATTAAAATTGCTTACTTTTGATGTTGAAAATATACGGCTAATTTAACAAATGTTTTTAGAAAATACAATTAATCATTCCAAACAAAGTGGTTGGATGGAAGTGATTTGTGGCTCTATGTTTTCGGGTAAAACCGAGGAGTTGATCCGAAGATTACGTAGAGCAGAAATGGCAGGACAGAATGTGGAAATTTTTAAACCGAAACTGGACATCCGGTATTCTGAAGAGGACGTTGTTTCTCATAATCAGAATAAAATCCGCAGTACCGCAGTAGATAATCCGAATGAGATTCTTCTATTGGCATCCAATTGTGATGTAGTAGGAATAGATGAAGCCCAGTTTTTTGATGAAAGCATTGTTGAGATATCGAATCAACTGGCCAACAGCGGTATTAGAGTCGTTATTGCAGGATTAGACATGGATTTCCTGGGACGTCCATTCGGGCCGATGCCCAATTTGATGGCGACTGCAGAATATGTCACAAAAGTGCATGCTATTTGCAAGAGAACAGGTAATCTTGCCAACTATTCTATGAGAACTTCTCAAGGGGACAATCTGGTAGAATTGGGAGAAACTGAAAGCTATGAAGCCGTAAGCCGTCGTGTTTTTATTGATGAAGTGCTTTCTAAAAGGAAGTAATAAAGATAAAGGCTCGAAACCATAAAATATATTCAATTAATATAAATGAAAAACGAAAAAGCAATATTGTAAAATTTCAAAAGGAGATCTGCTTACCCAACATTGAGCTCTTCTAACCTCTTTGCAATTTTACCTTTTTGCAATTTCACATTAAAATAAAGCAGAAAGGGTACCAATGAACTATACAGTACAACAAATTGCAGAGATCACCAATGCACAGGTTATTGGAGACAAAAATTTAGTGGTTAAAAATATAGCGTATGACAGCAGGATTATCTATTCTATTAGGAATACGGCATTTATTGCTATTAACACCCATAAAAATTCTGGTGAAAAGTTCATTGAAGCCGCTATAGACAGAGGTATCAATATTATTATTTCTGAACATCAGTATCCACAGTTTGAAAATATAACTTGGATCATCGTTAAGAATTCCGTGGATTTTCTACAACGATTAGCGAAGTATCATTTCGAAAATTCTCATTTACGATCCATTGGTATCACGGGAAGTAATGGAAAAACCATTGTAAAGGAATGGTTATACCAATGTTTATGGAACGAATTCCCTACTGTAAAAAGCCCTAAGAGCTTTAATTCTCAAATTGGACTCCCCCTTTCTCTTCTTCAAATTAATGATTCTCATCAGTTGGGAATTTTTGAAGTAGGAATTTCTCATCCGGAGGAAATGGAAAAACTTGAACATATTTTCCATCCCCAGATCGGATTGCTAACTCATATTGGAAATGCTCATGCTGCCAACTTTTCTTCTGAAGAAGAATTGATTGATGAAAAGATCAAACTTTTTAAAGATTCTGAAATCATCATTTATAATGGCGACCATTCTCTGGTAGATCAAAAAATAAAAAAATTATATTCAGATAAAAAATTAATCTCTTACGGATTAAAAAAAGAAAATCAGGTTTTCATCAAAAAAAATAATAAAGATGAAAACATCATTGTTGACTATTTTGGAGAAGAAATCAGTTTTCCGGCTCATCAGAGAGACGAATCAACATTAACCAATGCTATAGCACTGATCTCCGTCCTTAAGGTATTACAGATCGAAAATCAAAAGATCGTCGAAAAAATCAACCTTTTAAAGGCCGTCGAAATGAGGCTTGAAGCCATTGAAGGAATTAAGGGTAATATTGTTATCAATGATTCTTTCAATTTGGATCTTGATTCTTTGAAAACGGCTCTTCAATTTTTAAAGGAATACAACAAACCAAAAAAATCGTTGGTCTTAACTGACATTGTAGGAGTGAATGCCAATTCTCAGGAATTGTATGAAGAAGTTTCCGAATTGGTTAATGAACAAAATTTTGATTCAGTTTTTTTAATTGGTGATGAAATTTCAAAGTTTAGTGAATTATTTAAATCTAAAACATTTACTTTCATTGATACTAAAGAACTGATAGAAAGTAAGCATCTTTCTGAAATCGAAAATCAGATTATTCTTCTCAAAGGAGCCAGAAAATTTGAAATTGAAAAACTAAAAGATATTCTGGAACTCAGAAAACATGATACCGTTTTAGAAATTAATCTGAATGCGATTCTACACAATATTAATTACCATAAATCTCTTCTGAAGCCAACCACAAAAATGATGGCCATGGTAAAAGCGAATGCATATGGTTTGGGAAGTTATGAAATATCTGAATTTTTACAGCATCATCATATCGATTATCTGGGAGTAGCATTTGCTGATGAAGGGGTTGAACTTCGTAAAAAAGGAATCACTACTCCTATTATAGTAATGAACCCTGAACAACACAGTTATCAAACCATCATAGAATATAACCTGGAACCTGAGATCTATAGTTTCAGGGTTTTGGAACTTTTCTATGAAGCTGTTCAAAAATCCGGATATGATAAAAAGTATCCTATTCATATCAAACTTGAAACCGGAATGCACCGTCTTGGATTTAAAGATTTTGAATTGGATCAGCTGAGTGAAACTTTAAGTGAAAAGAATCTCAAAGTTCAGAGTATGTTCAGTCATTTATCTTCTTCAGATATGCCTGAGGAAAGAGAATTTACAATGAATCAATTCAAGGTATTTGATAAAAACTCCAGCTATCTGATCGAAAAACTAGGCTATGCCCCTCTACGACATATTTTAAATTCTTCAGGAATCACAAGCTATATGGATCATCAATATGATATGGTAAGAATTGGTATCGGAATGCTTGGAGAATCTCCTGATTCTGAAATTCAGAAACAATTACAGTCTGTGGTAAGTTTTAAAACCGTAATTTCACAAATATCAATGGTTGAAAACGGTGAATCTGTTGGGTACAGCAGAAGGTTTAAAGCTGACCACCTTACAAAGATCGCTACCATCCCTGTTGGATATGCTGATGGTATTCCAAGACTGATCGGAAATCAGGTTGGAAGCCTTGGGGTAAACAAAACATTAGCTCCAATTGTTGGAAATATCTGTATGGATATGATGATGATTAACGTGGAAAATGTTCCCAACGTAAAGGAAGGCGATATGGTAACCGTCTTTAATGCCAAACCAAGTTTAAAAGAATTCGCAGGATACTGCAAAACGATAACCTATGAAGTATTAACATCCATTTCCCCTCGGGTGAAACGGATCTACATAAAAGATTAACTATGAGAAAGCTCCTGATTCTTCTTTTCATATTCCCATTATTATGGATCCAATCGCAGGTAAAAAAAGACCTGGTGATTCCTAAGAACCCTAAAATTGGACTATCGCTTGCCGGTGGTGGTGCTAAAGGTTTTTCACATGTAGGAGTACTTAAAGTATTAGATTCATTAGGAGTAAAAGTAGATTATATTGCCGGAACCAGTATGGGAGCCATCGTTGGTGGTCTATACGCTTCAGGATATTCTGGTAAAGAAATAGAGAAAATCGTGATGGATACGGATTTCTATTCTTTAATTATGGATCCTAAATCCAGACAGGAAGCTAGCTTTTTTAATAAGTCTGTAGATAAATATCTTTTATCCATTCCCTTAAAAAACGGGAAAATTACCCTTCCCTCTTCCATCAGTACAGGACAAAGAAATGTCTATCTTTTAAAGGAACTTTTAAAAAATGTTGCCAATATTGAAGACTTTTCTAAAATGCCTATTCCTTTTTTATGTGTTGCTACCAATCTTGAAAGCGGCAATATGCAAATCTTTGAAAAAGGAGATTTAGTACAGTCTATTATGGCCAGTTCTGCCTTTCCGTCTTTAATGGATCCTGTTAAAATTGGTGACAGTATTTATATTGATGGAGCTATGACCGTCAATTATCCCTCAAAGCCCTTAAAGGACCGTGGAATTGATATCGTTATCGGTGTGGATCTTAACCAGGATCTCTCTAAAAGAGAAGATTTAAACAACATTATATCGATTCTGAACCAGGTTATTGATTTCGGGATCAAAAGAGATACCAGAAAACAATATAAATACACCGACATTAACATTAAACCTAACCTTAAAGGAATGTCTGCTACAAGCTATGATGAGAAGAAAAAAATCCTTGATAGCGGTTATGTAGAAGGTTTAAAATATACTCAAGTACTGGATCAATTACCCAAACGTCCCTTTGACCGTCTCAGACAGCGTGTCAATCCAATATATTCCAATGTATATAAAATAGATAGCATTTCCATAGAAGGCAGTAAAATTTACGGAAAAAACTATACCCTGGGTAAAATGGGACTGCGCCTTCCCTCTCTGCAAACCTATGGGAATATCAATAAAATGGTGGATAAATTGGTTGCCACCAACAACTACAAATTTATTAATTACGACATTGTTCAGGAAAACGATGCTAATTATTTAAAGCTGTATGTTACCGAAGATGATGCCAGACATTTCTTAAGATTTGGGCTGCATTATGATGAAGTATTTAAAACAGGATTGCTTCTGAATTACTCAGCAAAGAGGCTTTTATTTAAAAATTCCAACCTTTCGGTAGACGTAATTGTGGGAGATAAATTGAGATATTATCTGAATTACTTTATTGACAATGGGTATATTCCTGGGTTTGGTATTTATTCTTCAGGGATGAGCTTTGATCTGAAAAATACAGATAATAATATTATTGATAAATGGGAATGGGTAAGAAACGAAGCCTATATACAATCTGTTTGGAAAGATAAATTCGCTATTGGTGGTGGTATAAGCCATGATTACTTTAAAGCTGAAATTAACGGTGATAACAGACGTTATGCCCGCTTTTTAAATCCTTATATATTCTTAAAGACCGATACGCAGGATGACAAAGAATTTCCAACTAAAGGAATCTATTTTGCAGCCGAAGGAAAAGTAATAGACCTTTTAAAGTCTGAAGTTGAAAAAAGGATTGTCCAGATAAAAGCAGATTTAAAGATCAATATTCCGCTAGGAAAACAATTTACTTACCGTCTTAATTTATTTGGCGGAATCACTCTTGGAGAACATCTTCCAGACTATTATCAATTCAGACTAGGCGGAATCTTTGAACAAAATGTTCTCAATTTTAAACGTTTTGGAGGATTTTATTTTGCCCAATTATATACGAATAACGTAATATTGGCATCTAATGATCTCCAGTTTAAGTTTAATAAAAACTATTTTATCAGCGGAAACTTTAGCTTTGCCAACCTTTCAAATGATATTAAATTTGAAGATGCAGTTAAAGTAAATTATAGTTCGCTTGGCATTACGGCTGGATACAAATCTCCTTTTGGGCAGATTAAAGTTAACTTTAGCCACTCATTAAAAAACAATCAAAAAGGCATATTCAGTGTTATTTTAGGACACTGGTTTTAATACAATGATACAATTCTTTTACGAAAATTTACCGGAGTCGGTAGATACAGATTACAAACAATGGCTGGAAGATTTAATTCTTTCAGAAGGAAAAAAACTAGGAGAAATCAACTACATTTTCTGTGATGATGAATATCTCTTGAAGATCAATCAGGATTATTTACAGCATGATTATTATACTGATATTATCACTTTTGATTATGTAAAAGGCAAGACAATAAGCGCTGAGATTTTCGTATCTTTGCAACGCATTTCTGATAATGCTTCTACCCTTTCCCGAGATTATGAAGATGAATTAAGAAGGGTTTTAGCCCACGGAGTTTTACACCTTATAGGCTATAAAGACAAGACGGAAGAAGAGGAAAAAGAGATGCGAAGAATGGAAGATGTGTACTTAACGAAGTATAGGGATTTGAGGAATTAAATTAAACAATCACTTAAAGTTCCATATCTAAAGTACTCAATTCTAGTAACAATATAAGTTTACCTAGAGTGCATTCTTCAAAAATGTTTCACGTGAAACATTAGTGATTAAAGTTAAGGTTTAAGCTTAAACAAGCAAGATAAAAATGATTTCAGAAATATATGATGTAATCGTAGTAGGTGCAGGACATGCAGGATGTGAAGCCGCAGCAGCGGCAGCCAACCTGGGTTCAAAAACACTACTGATTACAATGAATATGCAGACCATCGGACAGATGAGTTGCAACCCGGCAATGGGTGGAATCGCAAAAGGACAAATCGTAAGAGAGATTGACGCGATGGGTGGATACTCCGGAATCATAGCAGACAAATCTGCCATCCAATTTAAAATGCTGAATCTTTCAAAAGGTCCTGCCATGTGGTCCCCAAGAACCCAAAATGATAGAATGCTTTTTGCCGAAGAATGGCGATTAGCATTAGAGAATACTCCTAATCTTGATTTCTTTCAGGATATGGTGAAACAACTCGTTGTTGAAAATAATAAAGTAACCGGAGTTATTACTTCTTTAGGAATTGAGATTAAAGCAAAATCAGTAGTTCTTACCAACGGAACTTTTTTGAATGGATTAATACATGTTGGCGATAAACAATTAGGTGGTGGAAGAATGGGTGAACCAAGAGCATTTGGTATTACCGAACAATTAGTCACTTTAGGTTTTGAAGCCGGAAGAATGAAAACAGGTACTCCACCAAGAGTTGATGGAAGAAGTTTGGATTATTCAAAAATGGAAGAACAGAAGGGAGATGAAAATCCGCAAAAGTTCAGTTATCTTGACACTCCAAAATTAACGAAACAATTAAGTTGTCATATTGTATATACTAACGAAACGGTACACGATATTCTTCGTGAAGGTTTCGATAGAAGTCCAATGTTCAATGGAACGATTCAAAGTTTAGGTCCAAGATATTGTCCAAGTATTGAAGATAAGATCAATCGTTTTGCAGAAAGAAACAGACACCAACTTTTCGTAGAACCGGAAGGATGGAAAACGGTGGAGATTTATGTAAACGGATTCAGTTCTTCTCTTCCAGAAGATGTACAGATCAAAGCAATGAAACATATTCCAGGATTTGAAAATGTAAAAGTTTTCCGTCCAGGATACGCCATTGAATACGACTACTTCCCTCCTACCCAGTTGAAGCATACCCTGGAAACAAAATTAATTGATAATTTATATTTCGCAGGACAGATCAACGGAACTACAGGATATGAAGAAGCAGCAGGACAAGGTCTGATTGCCGGAATCAACGCACATAATAAAGTTCACGAAAAAGGAGATTTTATTCTGAACAGAGACGAAGCTTATATTGGAGTACTAATTGATGATTTGATTACAAAAGGAACTGAAGAACCTTATCGAATGTTTACTTCACGTGCAGAATACAGACTTCTACTGAGACAAGATAATGCAGATATCAGATTAACTGAGAAAGCTTATCAACTAGGATTAGCAAAAGAAGAAAGATTAAGAAAGGTAGAATTGAAAATAGCTGAAAGTCAACAACTTGAAGAGTTTTTACGTGAAACTTCTTTAAAACCAGGTGTCATTAACCCTATTCTTGAATCTATAGAAAGTAATCCTGTAGATCAGGCTTACAGAGCTGCCCAGTTTCTAACAAGACCCAATATTACTTTAGAAAAACTTGAGGCAATTGATTTTATTAAAGAAACTTCTTCTCAATACAACGATGAAGTAAGAGAACAGGCTGAAATCAATATCAAGTACAAAGGATATATTGAAAAAGAAAAGGAGAACGTAGCTAAGCTAAACCGTCTGGAAAACATTAAAATCCCAGAAGGATTTGATTATATGAACCTTTCAAGCCTTTCTGCAGAAGCTAAACAGAAGATGTCTAACGTGCGTCCTAAGACGATTGCTCAGGCAGGAAGGATAAGTGGTGTTTCTCCAGCTGATATTAACGTCTTACTGGTGTATTTAGGACGTTAAAAATAAAATGTTTCACGTGAAACATTCCTTACAATAAAAAAACAAAAATTAAGGTATTTATAAGCATTTAAAACTTATGAGTATCTTAATTTTTTAAATATAACAGATTTCGACTTCAATGAAAATAAAAGATCATTTTCTTTCACAGGAAATATTTGAAATTAAAGAAACAGAAACAAAGGGAGTATACAAAACCTCCCCTATTCCATCCAATATTTCTACATATTACGAAAGTGAAGATTACATTTCTCATCACCAGGATTCAGGAAGCCTGAAAGAAAAATTATATAAATTTCTTCAGTCTTTTAATCTGCAATACAAGAAAAATATTCTGGTAGACAGAATTAAAAAAGGATCTAAAGTATTAGATTATGGATGTGGTGCCGGAGAATTTGTAAAACATATAGAAAATGATTTTGAAACTTTCGGTTTTGAACCGGATGCAGATGCAAGAAAAGCAGCACAAGGCAA contains:
- the mnmG gene encoding tRNA uridine-5-carboxymethylaminomethyl(34) synthesis enzyme MnmG; the protein is MISEIYDVIVVGAGHAGCEAAAAAANLGSKTLLITMNMQTIGQMSCNPAMGGIAKGQIVREIDAMGGYSGIIADKSAIQFKMLNLSKGPAMWSPRTQNDRMLFAEEWRLALENTPNLDFFQDMVKQLVVENNKVTGVITSLGIEIKAKSVVLTNGTFLNGLIHVGDKQLGGGRMGEPRAFGITEQLVTLGFEAGRMKTGTPPRVDGRSLDYSKMEEQKGDENPQKFSYLDTPKLTKQLSCHIVYTNETVHDILREGFDRSPMFNGTIQSLGPRYCPSIEDKINRFAERNRHQLFVEPEGWKTVEIYVNGFSSSLPEDVQIKAMKHIPGFENVKVFRPGYAIEYDYFPPTQLKHTLETKLIDNLYFAGQINGTTGYEEAAGQGLIAGINAHNKVHEKGDFILNRDEAYIGVLIDDLITKGTEEPYRMFTSRAEYRLLLRQDNADIRLTEKAYQLGLAKEERLRKVELKIAESQQLEEFLRETSLKPGVINPILESIESNPVDQAYRAAQFLTRPNITLEKLEAIDFIKETSSQYNDEVREQAEINIKYKGYIEKEKENVAKLNRLENIKIPEGFDYMNLSSLSAEAKQKMSNVRPKTIAQAGRISGVSPADINVLLVYLGR
- a CDS encoding patatin-like phospholipase family protein, yielding MRKLLILLFIFPLLWIQSQVKKDLVIPKNPKIGLSLAGGGAKGFSHVGVLKVLDSLGVKVDYIAGTSMGAIVGGLYASGYSGKEIEKIVMDTDFYSLIMDPKSRQEASFFNKSVDKYLLSIPLKNGKITLPSSISTGQRNVYLLKELLKNVANIEDFSKMPIPFLCVATNLESGNMQIFEKGDLVQSIMASSAFPSLMDPVKIGDSIYIDGAMTVNYPSKPLKDRGIDIVIGVDLNQDLSKREDLNNIISILNQVIDFGIKRDTRKQYKYTDINIKPNLKGMSATSYDEKKKILDSGYVEGLKYTQVLDQLPKRPFDRLRQRVNPIYSNVYKIDSISIEGSKIYGKNYTLGKMGLRLPSLQTYGNINKMVDKLVATNNYKFINYDIVQENDANYLKLYVTEDDARHFLRFGLHYDEVFKTGLLLNYSAKRLLFKNSNLSVDVIVGDKLRYYLNYFIDNGYIPGFGIYSSGMSFDLKNTDNNIIDKWEWVRNEAYIQSVWKDKFAIGGGISHDYFKAEINGDNRRYARFLNPYIFLKTDTQDDKEFPTKGIYFAAEGKVIDLLKSEVEKRIVQIKADLKINIPLGKQFTYRLNLFGGITLGEHLPDYYQFRLGGIFEQNVLNFKRFGGFYFAQLYTNNVILASNDLQFKFNKNYFISGNFSFANLSNDIKFEDAVKVNYSSLGITAGYKSPFGQIKVNFSHSLKNNQKGIFSVILGHWF
- the ybeY gene encoding rRNA maturation RNase YbeY, with amino-acid sequence MIQFFYENLPESVDTDYKQWLEDLILSEGKKLGEINYIFCDDEYLLKINQDYLQHDYYTDIITFDYVKGKTISAEIFVSLQRISDNASTLSRDYEDELRRVLAHGVLHLIGYKDKTEEEEKEMRRMEDVYLTKYRDLRN
- a CDS encoding bifunctional UDP-N-acetylmuramoyl-tripeptide:D-alanyl-D-alanine ligase/alanine racemase produces the protein MNYTVQQIAEITNAQVIGDKNLVVKNIAYDSRIIYSIRNTAFIAINTHKNSGEKFIEAAIDRGINIIISEHQYPQFENITWIIVKNSVDFLQRLAKYHFENSHLRSIGITGSNGKTIVKEWLYQCLWNEFPTVKSPKSFNSQIGLPLSLLQINDSHQLGIFEVGISHPEEMEKLEHIFHPQIGLLTHIGNAHAANFSSEEELIDEKIKLFKDSEIIIYNGDHSLVDQKIKKLYSDKKLISYGLKKENQVFIKKNNKDENIIVDYFGEEISFPAHQRDESTLTNAIALISVLKVLQIENQKIVEKINLLKAVEMRLEAIEGIKGNIVINDSFNLDLDSLKTALQFLKEYNKPKKSLVLTDIVGVNANSQELYEEVSELVNEQNFDSVFLIGDEISKFSELFKSKTFTFIDTKELIESKHLSEIENQIILLKGARKFEIEKLKDILELRKHDTVLEINLNAILHNINYHKSLLKPTTKMMAMVKANAYGLGSYEISEFLQHHHIDYLGVAFADEGVELRKKGITTPIIVMNPEQHSYQTIIEYNLEPEIYSFRVLELFYEAVQKSGYDKKYPIHIKLETGMHRLGFKDFELDQLSETLSEKNLKVQSMFSHLSSSDMPEEREFTMNQFKVFDKNSSYLIEKLGYAPLRHILNSSGITSYMDHQYDMVRIGIGMLGESPDSEIQKQLQSVVSFKTVISQISMVENGESVGYSRRFKADHLTKIATIPVGYADGIPRLIGNQVGSLGVNKTLAPIVGNICMDMMMINVENVPNVKEGDMVTVFNAKPSLKEFAGYCKTITYEVLTSISPRVKRIYIKD
- a CDS encoding thymidine kinase, producing the protein MFLENTINHSKQSGWMEVICGSMFSGKTEELIRRLRRAEMAGQNVEIFKPKLDIRYSEEDVVSHNQNKIRSTAVDNPNEILLLASNCDVVGIDEAQFFDESIVEISNQLANSGIRVVIAGLDMDFLGRPFGPMPNLMATAEYVTKVHAICKRTGNLANYSMRTSQGDNLVELGETESYEAVSRRVFIDEVLSKRK